Part of the Paenibacillus terrae HPL-003 genome is shown below.
TGCCGACTTTCATACACCTGGAAGGCATGGCCCGCTTCATGCGTCAGCACATCGATATCACCGGATGTACCATTAAAATTGGAGAAAATAAACGGCGTGCCATACTCGCTCAAAAACGTGCAGTAGCCTCCGCTTTGCTTGCCCTTTTTGCTAGTCAGGTCCATCAGCCCTCGTTCGATCATAAAGCTGAAAAACTCATGTGTCTCTGCTGAAAGCTCCTCATACATACGCGCTCCATTACGAATGATCCACTCCGGGTCGCCTTTGGGTGTAGGATTGCCTGACAAAAAGTTAAAGCCTTCATCATAATAGCGAAGCTGATCCACTCCGATCCGCTCGCGTTGGCGCTCCTTGAGCTTTGTAGCCAGCGGAACGATATGTTTCAGTACTTGTTCGCGAAAATTGGCAACCATAGTCGCATTGTAATCGGTACGACCCAAACGGGCATAGCCCAACTCTACAAAGTTATCGTAGCCCAGCTTATGCGCTATGCGCGTGCGTATCTTAACCAGTTCATCGTAAATTCGATCCAGCTCATCCTCATGCTCGCTCATAAATTGATACTTGGCCTCGGAGGCCTGTTTGCGTGTCTCCCGGTTTGTAGCCATTTCAAAAGGCAGGAGCTGCGACAATGTACGTTCTTCTCCCTCGAACGGGATCTTCGCTGAAGCAATCAATTGGGAGTATTCGGAGGTCAGCTTATTCTCCTGCTGTAAATCCTCAATGATATCCGGGTGGAACGACTTGAGTGATACCTCGGCGATACTGAAAAGCTGGCTACCCCACTGGCTCTCCAGCTCGGCTCTGAACGGCGAGCCCACCAATGCCCGGTAGTAATCGGTTACATACTCCTGGATGACCGGCATGAAATCATCAGCATACTCTTGCTCTGCTTTGTAAAATGCGTCCTCCGTATCAATGGAGTGCCGAACCTCTACTAATTGCAATTGCGTTTCCACGTTACTGCGCAGCTTATTAATGGCATGAATGACTTCATTTTGACGCTCTACGCTGTCCGCTTCACGAAATTGCTGCAAAAGCGTTTTAAACCGCTGTTCAATTTCAGTTTGCTCTGGCCGGATATAAGCCATTTGGCTGAATAATGTCATTGCTTCGAGTCCTCCCTAAATTTAATAAATCTGATGCCTATTATACAGTAAGATTAGAGCAAACTGGAAGATATAATTCCAAAAAAATACAACGTCAAAAGCCGCAATACCATGTATTGCGGCTTAAAACTCTAGCCTAGCTCTATATATTGTAGATGCATTGCCTAATGCAGCCATTTTATAAGTGCATTCATGCTTTACTGATTTTGCAAACGATGTGCCGCATGCAGAGTCGGGCCAACGAATTCGTTCAGCTTGAAGCTGCCTTCAAT
Proteins encoded:
- a CDS encoding M3 family oligoendopeptidase is translated as MTLFSQMAYIRPEQTEIEQRFKTLLQQFREADSVERQNEVIHAINKLRSNVETQLQLVEVRHSIDTEDAFYKAEQEYADDFMPVIQEYVTDYYRALVGSPFRAELESQWGSQLFSIAEVSLKSFHPDIIEDLQQENKLTSEYSQLIASAKIPFEGEERTLSQLLPFEMATNRETRKQASEAKYQFMSEHEDELDRIYDELVKIRTRIAHKLGYDNFVELGYARLGRTDYNATMVANFREQVLKHIVPLATKLKERQRERIGVDQLRYYDEGFNFLSGNPTPKGDPEWIIRNGARMYEELSAETHEFFSFMIERGLMDLTSKKGKQSGGYCTFLSEYGTPFIFSNFNGTSGDIDVLTHEAGHAFQVYESRHFEIPEYHWPTMEAAEIHSMSMEFFAWPWMKLFFEDDTDKYHFEHLSSSLLFVPYGVAVDEFQHAVYEHPDWTPAERKSAWRSIERKYKPHLDYEGNEYLEQGGFWHKQGHIFQSPFYYIDYTLAQLCAFQFWKRMSIDRTAAWEDYLKLCCAGGSRSFTGLVELAGLISPFQDGCVASVIGEIEAWLNSVDDQKL